The Bacteroidota bacterium DNA segment GTGCGTATAAGCAGTTCCGGATCGGGCATAAAGGACGTACTGAGGTGATGGCTTACAAGGGCGCTATCAATCTCCTCTGGTTTCAATTGGCCCAGCTGTACTTTGCGCGCCAGCGCTTGGCAGGCCTGTACCAAGTCGGCCCTACTGCCATAGCTGAGGGCCAGGGTTAGGGTTAGGGCCTGGTTTTTATCGGTTAGCGCCATGGCCTCCTGTAGCTCGCGCTGGCACCTGCCTGGCAGCGCTTCCAGGTTGCCAATGACCCGTAGCCGCACGCCGTTTTCATGCAAGAGATTTGCCTCCCTGCGCAGGGCACTTACCAGCAGCTGCATCAGTGCATTGATTTCGGTCTTGGGTCGATTCCAGTTTTCGGTACTGAAGGTGTAGAGCGTTAGATACGGTATGCCGATCTGCACACAGCCCTCTACCACATCGCGCACAGATTTCAGGGCCGACTTGTGCCCAAAGACCCGTAGGTTACCCCGCTGCTTGGCCCATCGGCCATTGCCATCCATGATGATGGCCACGTGCCGAGGCATCTTGTGGGGGTCCAATACGGGCTCTGTCATACGATTGGGTGTCGCGCGGCACAAAGATAGCAGAACCCAAACAAAACGGGCGCACAGCACTGAACTGTACGCCCGTTTAAAGCTTTTTTAAGTAAAACGTTAGAATTTCGGGCAGCGCTCGGGCTTATCCAGGATGTAGGACAGGGTGATGGTAGTAAAGGAATACCAGTCCTGGTTATTCTTATTACCCCGTATCTCTCCCGCAAAGCGCCAGGCACCGGGCCGCTCTCCGCTTATGGGATCGGGATCCAGGGCTGTGCCAAAGGCATTATACACGCTACGATCGCTAAACAGGGCAGCCTTGATCTGGCCTTGATCATAGAATTCCTGCAAGGGTACGTAAGCAGCTGTAGGACGCACTTGGCCGTTGGCAAACTGGAAGTCTTGGGGAGCAATATCTCCGGATACGTCATCGAGGTAATCCGTGAAGGTCTTACGGAAGCCCATCTCAAAGCGGATGTCCATACGGTCGTTCAGCTTTCGGCGTACGCCAAACCCAAAGGGGATAGAAATCTGCGTTAGGGAATAGGGCGTGTTGTAGGCACCGTTGGGGTCATTCAGCTGCTGGCCCTCTGTGCCCAGTGGCTGTAGGGGCACCCATTCGTTGGTGCTTTCAAAAAGACCGGGGAATCGATCTACCCATTCCTGACTTGGCTGCGCTTTGGGCGAAAAGTTAAACACAGCCAGACCGGTGAAGATATAGGGGCTCCAGTTGGGACGATAGCGGTAGTGGCGCTGTGTGGCGAAAAACTCATACACCAACTGCGCACTCACCTCTGTAATGTGCGAGCGGAAGCTGAGGTTTCGAACTTCGCGTGTAGGCTCATTACTCAGTTTATCCTTGGCACCTATCCAGCCCTGGCTGAACGCAAAGCGTACAAACATGTGGGGGTGGAAATGGTAGTTCAGCTGAGCAGTCATACCCGGGCGCAGTAGCACAATGGGATTTCCTATTTTTTCCTCTCCATCAAACGCGTTCCAGAAGTCGAACCCGTTATCATCCAGATCGCCCTGATAGTGAGACACCCCAATGCCTAGGCCGGCACTAAAGTAGTTGTAGCGCCGCTGTGCGTGTGCCT contains these protein-coding regions:
- a CDS encoding DUF6089 family protein, which translates into the protein MRLIKNLALLTFLLLFATQAHAQRRYNYFSAGLGIGVSHYQGDLDDNGFDFWNAFDGEEKIGNPIVLLRPGMTAQLNYHFHPHMFVRFAFSQGWIGAKDKLSNEPTREVRNLSFRSHITEVSAQLVYEFFATQRHYRYRPNWSPYIFTGLAVFNFSPKAQPSQEWVDRFPGLFESTNEWVPLQPLGTEGQQLNDPNGAYNTPYSLTQISIPFGFGVRRKLNDRMDIRFEMGFRKTFTDYLDDVSGDIAPQDFQFANGQVRPTAAYVPLQEFYDQGQIKAALFSDRSVYNAFGTALDPDPISGERPGAWRFAGEIRGNKNNQDWYSFTTITLSYILDKPERCPKF
- a CDS encoding isoprenyl transferase, with product MTEPVLDPHKMPRHVAIIMDGNGRWAKQRGNLRVFGHKSALKSVRDVVEGCVQIGIPYLTLYTFSTENWNRPKTEINALMQLLVSALRREANLLHENGVRLRVIGNLEALPGRCQRELQEAMALTDKNQALTLTLALSYGSRADLVQACQALARKVQLGQLKPEEIDSALVSHHLSTSFMPDPELLIRTSGEMRLSNFLLWEIAYSELYVCEKLWPDFRREDLFDAIRHYQARERRFGKTSEQLQA